The genome window ATTACTGCTGTGTTGTGTGCTTTATTGGAAATTGTAGATACTACCATTGTTAACGTAGCTTTAAACGACATGCGTGGAAGTTTAGGAGCTACTTTAACCGATGTAGCTTGGGTAATTACGGCTTATGCAATTGCTAACGTAATTGTAATTCCAATGACTAGTTGGTTATCGCAACAATTTGGTAGACGAAATTACTTTGCAGCTTCTATTATCATCTTTACCTTTTCTTCCTTTTTATGTGGAAATGCAACCGGAATTTGGGAGCTTGTTCTTTTCCGATTCATTCAAGGTTTAGGTGGTGGAGCGCTTTTGGTAACTTCTCAAACGATTATTACTGAAAGTTATCCGGTGGAAAAAAGAGGAATGGCGCAAGCTATTTACGGTATGGGTGTAATTGTTGGACCAACATTAGGTCCGCCACTTGGAGGTTATTTAGTAGATAATTACTCTTGGCCTTATATCTTTTACATCAACGTACCGATTGGAATTATTGCTACATTATTGACTTTAACATATGTAAGAAGTCCAAAATATGGAGATAAATTAAAAAGCAATCAAGTTGATTGGTGGGGAATTATTACACTGGCAACATTTATTGGATCGCTGCAATTTGTTTTAGAACACGGACAACAAGACGATTGGTTTAATGATAGTACAATTGTGATTGTGAGTATTATGAGTTTTGTCGGCTTGTTTTTCTTCATCTGGAGACAGCTCGTCTACGAATATCCCATAGTGAATTTAAGGGTTTTGAAAGATAACAATTTGAGAGTCGGAACCATTTTGAGTTTTGTCCTCGGATTTGGGTTATACGGTTCAACTTTTATTATTCCAATATATACACAATCTGTTTTAGGTTGGACTGCTACAGATGCTGGTTTATTATTGATACCAAGTTCATTGATGACAGCTTTTATGATGCCAATAATTGGTAAATTAATTCAGAAAGGTGTACCTCAACCCTATTTAGTTGCAGGAGGTTTCTTGATGTTCTTTGTCTTTACTTTTTGGATGCATAACATTATGACACCAGATACAGGAACTGAACATATGTTTTGGCCACTGATTGTTCGTGGATTTGGTTTAGGATTATTATTCGTACCCATTACAACGCTTTCACTTTCTACTTTATCAGGAAAATCGATTGGTGAAGGAGCGGCATTTACTGGAATGATGCGACAATTAGGAGGTTCATTTGGTATTGCCATCATTACAACTTTTATTTCAAGATTATCGCAAGATCACCGTGTAAATCTGATTAAAAATATTGATGGAGCAAATGCAATGGTACAACAACGTATTCATGGTTTACAACAAAGTTTCATTACTAAAGGTTTTAGTCCAAATGAAGCCTTAGATAAAGCACATCAATTAATTAATTTATCAGTAACCAAACAAAGTACGGTTTTATCTTATATGGATGTATTCATGTATTTAGGAGTACTGTTCCTAATTTGTATACCTTTTATCTTATTTATCAAAAAAGGTAAAAACAAAGTTGATTTAAGCGAAGCTATGCATTAATAAAAAAGCCCTTTTAAAAAGGGCTTTTTTATTATTCTTCCGTATATGTTTGTGCTTTTGAATACACTCTCCATTTCTCGATACATTCCTGTAAATCTTGAGGAATTTCAGAATCGAATCGCAAAAATTCCTTTGTTATAGGATGTTCAAAACCTAATGTTTTTGCATGTAACGCTTGTCTTGGCAACACTTTAAAACAATTGTCTACAAATTGCTTGTATTTGGTAAAAGTAGTTCCTTTTAAAATAGCATTTCCACCATATCGTTCATCGTTAAAAAGAGTGTGACCAATATGTTTCATATGTACACGAATCTGATGTGTTCTTCCAGTTTCTAATTGACAAGATACTAAAGTAACATAACCAAATCGTTCTAAAACTTTATAGTGCGTTACAGCTGGTTTTCCTTTTTCTTCATCTTCATGAACTGCCATTTGCATACGATTTGAATCGTGTCTTCCAATGTTTCCTTCAATCGTACCTTCATCTTCTTCGATATTTCCCCAAACCAAAGCAATATATTCACGTTCAGAAGTTTTTTCTGCAAATTGTTTAGTCAAATAAGCCATTGCTAATTCTGTTTTCGCAACAACTAACAATCCAGTTGTATCTTTATCAATTCTGTGAACCAATCCAGGTCGTTCTGAACTGTTCATTGGTAAATTCTCAAAATGATAAGCCAAGGCATTTACCAAAGTTCCTGAATAATTCCCATGTCCGGGATGCACAACCATTCCTGCTGGTTTATTTATAACCAACAATTGATCGTCTTCATAAACAATATCTAAAGGAATATTTTCAGGTGTAAGCAACTGCTCATAAGTAGGATGCGCTAAAACCAATCGCACTACATCTCCTGCTTTTACTTTGTAATTCGATTTAACTGGAACATCATTAACTAAAATCGAACCTTGCTCTGCTGCTTGTTGAATCTTATTTCGTGTGGTATTTTCAATCATGTTCATCAAAAATTTATCCACTCGTAAGGCTGATTGCCCTTTACTTGCTTCAAAACGATGATGTTCGTATAACTCGTCTTCGAGTTCATTTCCTACATTATAATCCGCCATTATCTTCTTTAAATTCTTCTGGTTTTACTTCTTCTGTTGGCGGTAAAGTATCTGCTGGTTCTTCAGAACTAAATGTTTCTTCGTTGAAAACCTCTTTACCATCACCTAAAACAAAATCTAAAGTAGAACTTTTCTTTACCTTATCTCCTGCTCTTAAACGTTTACCATTTTGATAGATTTGCAATACAATATCTTTTGCAATATGCGGTTTATAAGTAATTTTTCCTTCTTTTAATGTTAGCGATTTAATAGTTGCCGAAATTTGACGGAACGTTTTATCCTTAAATTCAGGGATTGTAATATCGGTAAACTCTCCTGCATTCAATTTCACATATACTTTACGTCCATCTTTTACCAAACTTCCCGCTTTTGGATCTTGTTCCAAGATAGTAAAAGGAGGAAAATCAGCATTAAACTCAACTGTATCTAATAAAAAAACTTCTAAATCAAGCTCATTTAACTTTTCTTCAGCAGTTTCTAATTTCATTTTAGCCAAATCTGGCACTTTAATTTCTTGACCATGATTGGTTCTAAAATCTAGAAATTGAATTACTAAAAAAGTGAAAACCACCACAATAGAAATGGCTATAAAAACTTGAATAAAAAAAGTTCGGCTTGTTAAATACTTAAATAAACTCATACAAAATGATATTTTGACAAAGATATAAAAATCATAAAGAAATTATGATGCAATTCATTTTCATTTCTTCTTTCTTTTAAAACGAGTTATTTAGAAAATTATTTCTTACAGAAAACAATAAAAGAACTTAAAATCTGAATATTTAATGTAATTTTGTGTATCACAATTTGAAATATACAATGAAAAACGTTGCCATTATCATGGGAGGTTACTCCAGCGAATACAAAATTTCATTAACAAGTGGAAATGTCGTATTTAATAATATTAATCGCGATAAATTCAATCCATATCGTATTCATATTTTTAAAGAAAAATGGGTATATGTAGATGAAAAAGACGCTGAATTTCCTATTGATAAAAACGATTTTTCGGTTACCGTAAATGGTAATAAAATTAATTTTGACGTAGTTTTCAATGCTATTCACGGAACTCCTGGTGAAGACGGATTAATGCAAGCTTATTTCGAATTATTGAATATTCCTCAAACGTCTTGCGATTATTATCAAGCATCGTTAACATTCAATAAACGTGATATGTTATCGGTTTTAAAACCTTATGGAATTAAAACGGCGACTTCTTTTTACCTTAATCTTGGCGACGAAATCAATGTTGAGGCAATTTTAGAAAAAGTAGGATTGCCTTGTTTTGTAAAACCAAACAAATCAGGTTCGAGTTTCGGAATTTCGAAAGTAAAAACGAAAGAAGAATTCCTTCCAGCTATTGAAAACGCTTATAAAGAAGATGACGAAATTATCATTGAGAGTTTCCTTAACGGAACAGAAGTTTCTGTAGGTGTCATCAATTATAAAGGAAATGTTACCGTTTTACCTATTACTGAAATCGTGTCTGAAAATGATTTTTTTGATTACGAGGCAAAATATTTAGGAAAATCGAAAGAAATTACGCCAGCGAGAATTTCGGAAGAATTAAAAGTAAAAATTGAAACAGTTGCTAAAAGAGCTTACGAAGTGTTGAAAATGAAAGGGTTTTCGCGTAGTGAATTCATTATCGTAAACAACGAACCTCATATGTTAGAGATGAATACGATTCCCGGTTTAACTACCGAAAGTATTTTACCACAACAAGCTCGCGAAGCAGGAATTTCATTACCAGAATTGTTTGAAAACGCTATTGAATTGGCTTTAAATAAATAACTATGAGAAAAGCAATATTTCCAGGTTCATTTGACCCAATAACAAATGGACATTACGATATAATAAAAAGAGGCGTTTCTTTGTTTGATGAAGTAGTAGTAGCCATTGGTGTTAATGCCGAAAAAAAATACATGTTTACTCTTGAAGAGCGTAAACGTTTTATCGAAGAAGCTTTTAAAGACGAACCAAAGGTTAAAGTAATTACTTATAGTGGTTTAACTATCGATTTGTGCAAAAAAGAAAAGGCTGATTTTATCTTACGTGGACTTAGAAATCCGGCTGACTTTGAGTTTGAAAAAGCCATTGCACATACCAATCGTGTGATGTCGAAAATTGAAACGGTTTTCTTATTAACTGCTGCTCGAACTTCGTTTATTTCATCA of Flavobacterium channae contains these proteins:
- a CDS encoding MDR family MFS transporter — protein: MSASGTLQNDDLVLYGIDRVIITITAVLCALLEIVDTTIVNVALNDMRGSLGATLTDVAWVITAYAIANVIVIPMTSWLSQQFGRRNYFAASIIIFTFSSFLCGNATGIWELVLFRFIQGLGGGALLVTSQTIITESYPVEKRGMAQAIYGMGVIVGPTLGPPLGGYLVDNYSWPYIFYINVPIGIIATLLTLTYVRSPKYGDKLKSNQVDWWGIITLATFIGSLQFVLEHGQQDDWFNDSTIVIVSIMSFVGLFFFIWRQLVYEYPIVNLRVLKDNNLRVGTILSFVLGFGLYGSTFIIPIYTQSVLGWTATDAGLLLIPSSLMTAFMMPIIGKLIQKGVPQPYLVAGGFLMFFVFTFWMHNIMTPDTGTEHMFWPLIVRGFGLGLLFVPITTLSLSTLSGKSIGEGAAFTGMMRQLGGSFGIAIITTFISRLSQDHRVNLIKNIDGANAMVQQRIHGLQQSFITKGFSPNEALDKAHQLINLSVTKQSTVLSYMDVFMYLGVLFLICIPFILFIKKGKNKVDLSEAMH
- a CDS encoding RluA family pseudouridine synthase, whose product is MADYNVGNELEDELYEHHRFEASKGQSALRVDKFLMNMIENTTRNKIQQAAEQGSILVNDVPVKSNYKVKAGDVVRLVLAHPTYEQLLTPENIPLDIVYEDDQLLVINKPAGMVVHPGHGNYSGTLVNALAYHFENLPMNSSERPGLVHRIDKDTTGLLVVAKTELAMAYLTKQFAEKTSEREYIALVWGNIEEDEGTIEGNIGRHDSNRMQMAVHEDEEKGKPAVTHYKVLERFGYVTLVSCQLETGRTHQIRVHMKHIGHTLFNDERYGGNAILKGTTFTKYKQFVDNCFKVLPRQALHAKTLGFEHPITKEFLRFDSEIPQDLQECIEKWRVYSKAQTYTEE
- a CDS encoding PASTA domain-containing protein, whose protein sequence is MSLFKYLTSRTFFIQVFIAISIVVVFTFLVIQFLDFRTNHGQEIKVPDLAKMKLETAEEKLNELDLEVFLLDTVEFNADFPPFTILEQDPKAGSLVKDGRKVYVKLNAGEFTDITIPEFKDKTFRQISATIKSLTLKEGKITYKPHIAKDIVLQIYQNGKRLRAGDKVKKSSTLDFVLGDGKEVFNEETFSSEEPADTLPPTEEVKPEEFKEDNGGL
- a CDS encoding D-alanine--D-alanine ligase codes for the protein MKNVAIIMGGYSSEYKISLTSGNVVFNNINRDKFNPYRIHIFKEKWVYVDEKDAEFPIDKNDFSVTVNGNKINFDVVFNAIHGTPGEDGLMQAYFELLNIPQTSCDYYQASLTFNKRDMLSVLKPYGIKTATSFYLNLGDEINVEAILEKVGLPCFVKPNKSGSSFGISKVKTKEEFLPAIENAYKEDDEIIIESFLNGTEVSVGVINYKGNVTVLPITEIVSENDFFDYEAKYLGKSKEITPARISEELKVKIETVAKRAYEVLKMKGFSRSEFIIVNNEPHMLEMNTIPGLTTESILPQQAREAGISLPELFENAIELALNK
- the coaD gene encoding pantetheine-phosphate adenylyltransferase, with product MRKAIFPGSFDPITNGHYDIIKRGVSLFDEVVVAIGVNAEKKYMFTLEERKRFIEEAFKDEPKVKVITYSGLTIDLCKKEKADFILRGLRNPADFEFEKAIAHTNRVMSKIETVFLLTAARTSFISSSIVRDVLRNGGDISPLVPDSVLNKK